From the Halarchaeum grantii genome, the window TCGGGAACCGAGGGCAGGCGTCAGTATCGCCGTGATCCGCCGCTCGGGACTCGGACGTTACTCAACTCGCTTTGCGATCCGCGTAAGGTCGGTGCGGAGGCTCTCCCGCTCATCAGCAGTCCACCGGAACGTCTCCGTCTCTCGTGCATCCGTAAACCGAAGATTTACTCGGACTTCTCGACTGGCGTCCTGTCCGAGAAGCGCGAGCGCGTAACTCATCATCTGTGGGCGGTAGTGGTCAGCGAGCTCTGCGGTCGTCCGCGATCCGAGCCGGTTCGTCTTGTAGTCGGTGATGACGAAGGCGTCCGGGGTCACGCGGAGGTGGTCGATATCGCCGACGATACGGAACTCGTCGAGGTCGACGCTCACGGAGAGTTCTTCGTGTGTCTCTGCCGACCCGTATCGGTCGACCTCGGTGTCGAGGAACGCCTTCGCATCCTCAGCATGCTCGACGGCCTCCGTAATGTCCGCATCAGTCGCGTCGAAGCCGTTCACGGCGGCGATGCGGCGAGCGAGGTCCGACCACCCCGAGCGGGGCCGGTCGAACTCGAGGATGCGGTGAACGATCGTCCCGAACTCGTTGCGCGGAAGCGCGTCATCGGACTCGCCACCCCCGCTCGTGTGCCGCTCCGTCTCGGCGGCGGCCGCGTCGACGAGCTGCGTGGCGGTGACGCGTCGGCGCTTCGAGCCAGCCGGCGGCGGTGCCAGTTCGATCTCGGGGTACGCGTCGCGTTCGTCCTCCCCCTCTGGCCGCCAGTCGACACCCTCGCTCGGCAGCCGGACCGTGTACCTGGCGTCCCCAATCCGTGTGTCTGCTCGCCCGTGGTCCGCGAGCGCCGCCGTGACGTCGTCCCGCTCAAGGAGCGGGCCCTGGAGCCAGTCCCGCCACGCGCTCGCGTCAGCGGGATCGTTAGCGGCGTCGAAGGCGAGTTCGTCCTCGACGTCGTCGAACGTGTGCGTGCCACAGAGGAGGAGGTGGTCGCGGGTCCGCGTGCAGGCGACGTAGAGGAGGCGTTTCGCCTCGGCACGCTCCCGCGGTCGCTCAACCCTGTCGGCGTAGGTGTGCGCGGTAGTCTTCTCGACGTCGAAGGCATCAGTCGGTGACGGGCCGCCTGCGGCGAGGAATGGCGCATCGTCGTGATCGGTGACGAGTCGGACGTAGCCGTAGTCGTCGACACTCCGCCCGAAGTTCAGGCGACTCCCGAGGTCGGGGACGGTGACGATCGGGAATTCGAGGCCTTTCGCGGCGTGAATCGTCATGATGCGTATGCCCTCGGTCCCGTCCGGCACTTCGGCTTCGCCCTCTCGGGGGTCGAGTTCGGCCTGGCGGTCGATCCGACGGAGGAGGCTCGCTGCCGTTCGCGTGCCACCCTCCGACCAGTCCCGAATCTCGTCACGGAACTTCTCGATGTTCGCGACCGCCTGTGAACCGCCTTCGTCCGCGCCGACGCTCACGAGATAGCCCGTGTCGTCGATGACCTGCGTGAGTACCTGATTCCACGGCCGCACGGTGAGGTGGTCGCTATGCACGCAGCCGGCGAGTTCACGCCATTCCGTGAGGAGGCGGGCCGCATCCGCGAACTGTTCGTCGTCAGCGCTCTGGAGAGCATCCCAGACCGTCTCCGCCGAGGCGGTCAGCGTCGCGAGACGGTCGTCAGTGAACCCGAAGAGCGGGGAGCGCAGGACAGCATAGAGAGAAATGTCGTCACTCGGGTCCGCGAGCACGCGAAGGAGGTTGGTGAGTGCTTGTACTTCGGGCGTGTCGTAGAAGCCGACGCCCGAAATCACGGAGTACGGGATGTCTTGGTCGTCGAGCGCGCGCTGGTAGCGGTCGAGGTGGGTGCGTCGCCGCAGGAGGATCGCGATATCCTCCGGACGGGCGGGACGTTGCTCCTCGTCGTCCTCGTCGTAGACCCGCGGCGGGTCGGCGAGGAGTCCCGAGAGCCGGTTGGCGAGCGCCGTCGCTTCGGCCGCAGTCGTATGCTCGGCGGCGGCCGCCGTGATGGAATGATCCTCGCCAAGTAGCGCTGCCGCGTCGCCCTCGTCTTCCGGGACGACCAGGTACTCGACGGATCCCTCGAGGTCGGCGACGTCCTCGATGCGGTCGCGTTCGAAGGAGAGCGCCTGGGGGTGGGCTTCGTAGTCCGCGTACGTCTCGCCTTCAGGTTGGAAGACGCTCTCGAAGAGTTCGTTGAGGAACGTGAGCGGCTCCTCGAGCGTCCGGAAGTTCCCGGACAGTTCGAGGTCCGTGGGGGACGCCTGCTCGCTCTTCGGGATGGTGTCGCGCCCGAGGGCCTGATTCTGCGTTCGGAGGACGTCGCGTGCGGTCTCGAACGTCGTCACGTCGGCGCCGCGGAACCCGTAGATGCTCTGCTTCTTGTCCCCGACGAGGAACACGTTGTCCGTCTCGACGCCGTCGTCGGCGAGGCCGGCAAGGAGCGCGACGAGCTCCCATTGATCGTCGTCGGTGTCCTGGAACTCGTCGACCATGATCGCCTCGAACGAGTCGCGGAGAGACGAACACACCTCGTCGTTTTCGCGGAGGAAGGACGTCGTGGTCTCGATCAGGTCGGGATAGTCGAGCGCGTCCTGTGTGTCCTTCTCCGCCTCGTACACCTCGAGGACGTCCGCGAAGACGCGGGCGAGCGCCAGCACGTAGTACGCACTATTCCGTTCGAGGTCACCCGGCGTCGTCTCGAGTTCGTCCTCGATCTCCCGAAGCGCGTCGAGCAGTGTGTTGAGCGCGTCCTTGCACGCGCTGTAGGCGTCCGTTTCGTCGTTCCACGTCGCTTTGGTCCCGACCAGGTGGTGACTCGCGCTCGAATAGAGCCCCCCTGAGCTCGTCTCGAGCACGTCATAGAGTTCACGGCACGCACGCTGTTCGGCGTGTGCGTCCGTGGACGCCTCGTTCTCATCAACGGCCTCCGCAATCCGACGAAGCACGGCCACGCCGTCCGCGCCGTCGTCGACATCGAACGTGTCGTCAGAGAAGCGACGCGCGGTCGCGAGCGCCGCCTCCACGTCGGGATCGTCGAAGAAGCCGGCTGCCGTCTCTGCATCGAGATCGCAGACGTGCTCCCAGAGGTAATCCACGTACGCCTCGACATCGCGACCCTGCCATGCTGCGAGCCACGCTTCGCTCTGCGGACGAGCATCGAGGAGGCCCGTCAGGATGTCCACGAGGCGGCCATGAGAGCCGAAGAGTCGAGAGAGCAGGTCGACGTCGTCGTCGGCCCCATGCGAATCGAGGTAACCGACAACGACCTCTCTCTGTAGGTCAGCCGCGTCATCCTCGTCGAGAACGTCGAACTCCATCGGCACCGGGGCTTGGACGGCGTTCTCCCGGAGGAGCCGAGAGCAGAACGCGTGGATCGTATGCGTATACCCATCGTCGAGCTCGTCGAGGACCGTCCGCCAGCGCTCGTACTCTGCGTCCGTAGATGCATCCGCTAGTTCGTCGTAGAGCTCGGCACGCACGCGCGTTTGCAGTTCCGCTGCGGCCTTCCGCGTGAACGTGATCGTCACCACGTTCGTCGGCGTCGCGTCCGGGTTCTCACGGAGGAACTCGAGATACCGTCGCGTGAGCGTCGTCGTCTTCCCCGTCCCAGCGCCGGCGGTAATCGAGACGTTCCGATCGAGGACCAGTGCGTCCTCTTGTTCGTCCGTGAGCTGGATCCCGCCGTCGGCATCTCTGTCTGCGTCGACCGAGCTGTGCTCCTCAGTCATCGCTCTCACCCCAGGAGTCGACCGCAAAGTCACGCGCTGTCGCCCGGACTGGCACGTAACTCTGCGAGTCGTCATTGAGGACGTTCACACGCTCGCGGCGCTGATTCGGCCGCACGTCGCACGCTCGCCGGTACGAACAGTACTCACAGCCAGCCTCCCGCTGTGAGAGAAGCGTGGTGTAGAACCGCCCGTGCTCGATCGCACTCGACACCGTCTGGAGGCGCTGTGGAACCACCTCGTCGAGGAATCGGCGTAGCTCCGCCGTAGAGTCGAATTTCGACTCGATGCCACGGGGTTCCTTGAACCGGTTCGGCGGCTTCGTCTGGTAGTAGGTCGCCGAGAGCTCGTCGAAGTCATCGATGTCGCCAGCGAGGACTTCCTCTGCGGCGAGAAGGTAGAGGGGGAGCTGGAACGTCGTCCCGCCAGTGGTCGTCGTCATCGCCGGCGTCGAACCCGTCTTGTAGTCGAACAACTGGACGTGCGCGTCGTCGGCGTCGACAGTGACGTCGATGCGGTCGATGTAGCCGTGGAACGCGACGCTGCCCCCGTTCGGGAGATCGATCTCGAAGGCCTCGAGTCCGCTCTCACCACGGAGGCCCTCACCGAACGGGGCTTCGAACCACGTCGGGAGCGCGTCGCCATTACGGCTGTGCTCGCGCTCGACGAATCGGACGAAGAGTCCGCGGTCGACGCCCTGATGCGGGCGAGGATTCCCGTAGTGGGGGTTCTCGTCGGGGTCGCCAAGGCCGGCGAAGAACTGCTCCAGCCAACGTCGATAGAACACGCCCGAATACTCGAAGTCCGCACTCGCGAGTTCGTCCAATGCGACGTCGAGCATGTGGGCTTCGAGTCGATCGCGGTCGTACGCAGCCAGATCGACGCCGTCACCAGCCCCGTCTTGGAGGTCGGCGTAGAAGCGCTCGAACGTATCGTGGACGAACGTCCCCGTCTCGAGCGGGTCGGGCGTCCGTTCGACGCCGTCGTCGTCCTCCACGTCGAGGACGTGCTCCATGTAGAACTGGAAGCCACAGTTCACGTAGCGCTCGATACGACTCGCGCTGTACGGCTCGCGTTCGTCTTTCGGGTAGACCTCAGCGACCGTCTCGGCTTCGAGTAGGCCGTCGTGGGGTGACAGATCAGGATCCGCGCGCTCGCTCGCACACTGACTCCCACGGTTGGCGCGAATCGTCTGCGTGGCCGTGAAGTCCCCACGTTCGCCAGCAGCATCAATCGCTTCCCGTCGATCGTCCCTCGGCGCGATGTGCCGCTGGAGGTCTTCACGAGACCCAACCCGGTCGTCGACGCCCGTCTCGGGTTCGATATCGGTCACTCGCTGCAGTTCGTCCAGGATGGGCGAGCGGACGACGGCCGTCGCGTCCGGATCGGTCTCCGGCGTCGTGAGCGTCACCTCACCAGCGTTCGCGAGAAGCGTCGCGAAGATGTACCGATCGCGGAGCCGATCATCGAGGACCTCGAGAATCGGATGAGCGTCGA encodes:
- a CDS encoding UvrD-helicase domain-containing protein — encoded protein: MTEEHSSVDADRDADGGIQLTDEQEDALVLDRNVSITAGAGTGKTTTLTRRYLEFLRENPDATPTNVVTITFTRKAAAELQTRVRAELYDELADASTDAEYERWRTVLDELDDGYTHTIHAFCSRLLRENAVQAPVPMEFDVLDEDDAADLQREVVVGYLDSHGADDDVDLLSRLFGSHGRLVDILTGLLDARPQSEAWLAAWQGRDVEAYVDYLWEHVCDLDAETAAGFFDDPDVEAALATARRFSDDTFDVDDGADGVAVLRRIAEAVDENEASTDAHAEQRACRELYDVLETSSGGLYSSASHHLVGTKATWNDETDAYSACKDALNTLLDALREIEDELETTPGDLERNSAYYVLALARVFADVLEVYEAEKDTQDALDYPDLIETTTSFLRENDEVCSSLRDSFEAIMVDEFQDTDDDQWELVALLAGLADDGVETDNVFLVGDKKQSIYGFRGADVTTFETARDVLRTQNQALGRDTIPKSEQASPTDLELSGNFRTLEEPLTFLNELFESVFQPEGETYADYEAHPQALSFERDRIEDVADLEGSVEYLVVPEDEGDAAALLGEDHSITAAAAEHTTAAEATALANRLSGLLADPPRVYDEDDEEQRPARPEDIAILLRRRTHLDRYQRALDDQDIPYSVISGVGFYDTPEVQALTNLLRVLADPSDDISLYAVLRSPLFGFTDDRLATLTASAETVWDALQSADDEQFADAARLLTEWRELAGCVHSDHLTVRPWNQVLTQVIDDTGYLVSVGADEGGSQAVANIEKFRDEIRDWSEGGTRTAASLLRRIDRQAELDPREGEAEVPDGTEGIRIMTIHAAKGLEFPIVTVPDLGSRLNFGRSVDDYGYVRLVTDHDDAPFLAAGGPSPTDAFDVEKTTAHTYADRVERPRERAEAKRLLYVACTRTRDHLLLCGTHTFDDVEDELAFDAANDPADASAWRDWLQGPLLERDDVTAALADHGRADTRIGDARYTVRLPSEGVDWRPEGEDERDAYPEIELAPPPAGSKRRRVTATQLVDAAAAETERHTSGGGESDDALPRNEFGTIVHRILEFDRPRSGWSDLARRIAAVNGFDATDADITEAVEHAEDAKAFLDTEVDRYGSAETHEELSVSVDLDEFRIVGDIDHLRVTPDAFVITDYKTNRLGSRTTAELADHYRPQMMSYALALLGQDASREVRVNLRFTDARETETFRWTADERESLRTDLTRIAKRVE